DNA from Triticum aestivum cultivar Chinese Spring chromosome 7D, IWGSC CS RefSeq v2.1, whole genome shotgun sequence:
ATCCAGGCATGTTTCTGCTCAGATGTTGCAGCCTGCGCGTGATCTGCATTTACCCCCCTCTCATGTCAGTCTTCTTGCAGCCGTTCTTTGTCCTTCACAAGGCGTCCGCTGGTGCGGCCGCGTCCGTTTCCTCCCCGGCAACTTCCCGGGCCCGGCGGCGAATCGAGGTCTCCCAGCCGTCGTCTCCCAACCCCAAATCTGCAAAGAGACCCCGGGACGACGACGATGAGGGGGACATGGAGCTGTACGAGCAGCTCCGCCTGGAGGCCTTCCACTGCACCTGGTCCAAGATCCAGTCCACCATCAATGTCTGCCTCTCTTCACCCCATAATTCGATCGACCAGCCCCGTCCCTCATCATGTGCATACTTTAATGCGTGCTATGTCTCATCTTGGTATTGCTTCGTTTTGGTTCCAGGAGGTCCTCAGAGGCATCAACCTCAAGCTGTTCGACCAGGTGCTGCGGTGGGTCCAGGAATCCTTCTCCGCGATCCGCTCTATCACGAGACCCTGCCCCGCCGAAATCCAGCAGCCGTGCCCTCTCTTAACTGATGTGATCTGCAGAAAGATACCAACGGCATTTGTTCTCACTAGTAAGCAGAACACTGCCATCAGGTGTTTGACTGATTGGTTTCTACTGGCGAGGAATCAGCTGATCTGATTGGATTGGATTTCTCACTTTTGCAGAGAATGCAGAATTTGTTGATGATGTCACGACATTTCGGGATCTCATGGATCATCTGGAGTCTAATGGATGTCACCTGGCCAAGCTCTCGGCAACGGAATTATCATCAAAGAATGGAGTTGGTGGCTGCTTAAGGAGCTTGTTGAGGCAGCTGCTTTCAGATGTTCCAGATGTGAGTGACATGACTCTGGCTGAAATCTTTTAAATCTGCATTGTTGATTCAGACTCGAGTGTATTGGCTCTCTAACTTAATCTGTTGCTGCTTTTCTCCAACAGGTAGCGGATGTATCTGCACTCGCATCTTGGTACTGCAAAGGCGACAATTATGATCAACCTATCATTATCATAATTGATGATTTAGAGCAATGCTCCGGTGATGTCCTGGGAGAGCTTGTGATGACGCTGAGGTAAACTCTATGTTTCGTCGCTTCAGGCACTTTGCTCTTATCTTTTAGGCACTTATACGCCAACCCAGGTAAAAGTAAGTGCAATCTTTGAAGAAACTCTGATCTCGGTACCCATGAGATATGCCAAAATCCTGACTACATAAATACTAGTTTCAACTCTTAGCCCACTGTTTAATCCTTACAGCTTAACACTAATTAGTTTCAATGTCAATGATAGCAAGAAGCATATTGATTTATTTGTTCAATAGCTTCTGGTCCTTTTCTTGTAGTTGCATGCTCCATGCCACTTGTTTAGCTCCTCTCTAGAGGAAATGTGTTTACCAGTAATGAAACATATTCTTGTAGTTGCATGCTCCATGCCAGTTGTTTAGCTCCTCTCTAGAAGAAATGTATTTACTAGTAATGAAACATATCTTGTAGTTGCATGAGCATGCCACTTGTTTAGCTCCTCTCTAGAAGAAATGTATTTACCAGTAATGAAACAtaatacatactccctccattccataatgtagtgcacccGCGCTTTTCGAGATTTAAGTTTGACCATGAATTTAACCAACGTGGgcgactgcggcgggagcaaaaattaaaTCATTAAATCTAACCcacgttggttaaatttatggtcaaacttaaATATCGAAAAGCGCgggtgcactacattatggaatggagggagtagtttttcttctttttgtgATTAATTTCAATTAAGAAGCTTGCATTGTGGATTTGGTTCAACATAGAATTTTTGAAAGCCTAATACTTATCTCTTTATTGTAGTGAGTGGGTAATTAAGATTCCAATCTTCTTTGTAATGGGGATAGCAACTACCCTTGACGCACCAAGGAAACTGCTCTCATCGGAAGCTCTTCAAAGATTAGATCCCTGTAAACTCACGTTGGGGTCTCCCTCTGATAGAATGAATGCCCTTGTGGAGGCCATCCTTGTTAAACCATGCGCCGGTTTCTGCATCAGTCACGAAGTTGCAGTCTTCCTCAGAAATTACTTTTTCAGACACGATGGGACAATAACATCATTCATTAGTGCTCTCAAGGTTAGTTTTTCATATTGAGCACTTAAGCTATATTCATGTTAGAAATTCTATTGAATATATTTTCTCCATCTGTTATGGAAAGACTAATCAAAATTGACATAGCTTGCATGCAGTAAACACTTCTCCGTCGAACCTTTGAGTTTCTTGTGCATGGGAATGCTTGAAGAGGATTCTGAGGTTGCTGCTATTTCCTATTTCCATCATAGTACCATGTTTGCTATTTTTTTGTTACTACTACCAGCTAGAACCTACACTTCAGTTTCCCTTATATTTTAGTACATATATCTCTGTTTGAGTTGCTTCTGATTTACTACCCTACAGAACTTTTGGCGTGATAAATTTGGTGCACTGCCTGTAGCAATTCAGAAACAAGCTTTTGGTTTACCCTCATGTACTAGGTATAAGATCATCTATAAGATCTGGTTACAATAATATCTCCCATTCTATAGGTCTGAAACTGTGTATTGCAGGGAAAATAACTCAATCAAGCCTGGCAACAATTTGGTAGAAGGGTTGTCTGAGCTGATGAAGCTGCAAAAGGATTGGAGTNNNNNNNNNNNNNNNNNNNNNNNNNNNNNNNNNNNNNNNNNNNNNNNNNNNNNNNNNNNNNNNNNNNNNNNNNNNNNNNNNNNNNNNNNNNNNNNNNNNNNNNNNNNNNNNNNNNNNNNNNNNNNNNNNNNNNNNNNNNNNNNNNNNNNNNNNNNNNNNNNNNNNNNNNNNNNNNNNNNNNNNNNNNNNNNNNNNNNNNNNNNNNNNNNNNNNNNNNNNNNNNNNNNNNNNNNNNNNNNNNNNNNNNNNNNNNNNNNNNNNNNNNNNNNNNNNNNNNNNNNNNNNNNNNNNNNNNNNNNNNNNNNNNNNNNNNNNNNNNNNNNNNNNNNNNNNNNNNNNNNNNNNNNNNNNNNNNNNNNNNNNNNNNNNNNNNNNNNNNNNNNNNNNNNNNNNNNNNNNNNNNTCTCCATCATTATACATAAATGAGCGTTGTGGTAAACAGTTAAGATATTGCATGCTCACATGTCTACCTTCATGTGAAGGATACTTAAATAAAAGCTAATGAAAAGTATAACTGTGTAATTTACTCATtggtatatatatatgatataaaaCACATCCGTACAATTTTGAAATTACAGAAGCTTCTTTAGTTGATTAATTGTGAATATGCTAGGTCCATAATACTGAATATTTGTCTCCCACATTATGACTATCCAGTGCTTGTATGAAGCTGGgagacatggcaaagtgcaacttTTAGATATTTTCTGCGAGGCAATCAATCTAGATCTGCATACTCAGAATGATTCAAATAATGAACTGCTTATGTCTAAACTGACAAGTGGGAATCTATCAAGTGGAAAATCAGGTGCTGGTAGAAGATGTATAGCTCAGGCATTGGATACAGTAAGGTAAGATGATCGAATTTGCTTTCAGGTTTCTTGATGCACAAAGTCTCCGATTTATTATTGTTATATATATTTGTGCATAtctaatcttgtactccctccgttcctaagccTTTTTAGGGATTcctggactacatatggagcaaaatgagggaatctacactctaaaatatgtctatatacatctgtatgtagtccgtgttaaaatatctaaaaaggcttatatttagaaacggagggagtatatcacatGTAGATCCTAACTGATTGTAATTTCTATCATTGCACTGTTGAGCTAATATAAAACCTGTGGCCCTGCGGTGTTTGACCGTGTATAGTATTTCCCCAATCACTCTCCTCATACCTTTTTATATCTTTAATTTATAATTTATGAGAGCTCCAGATTCTTTAATGGAGTCACTAGGCCATGATTATTGTATTGGAAGTAATATGGCCAACTGACAATTACCATGAAAGACAAGTTTTCTTTTTGCAGCAGTTACATACTAGGGCTGATTTTTTCATTTGTCTGAAGGCAATACCCTTTTTTTGAAACTTTTATTTAATTTCGTCTTTTAGATTCTGACGAATCCGTTATGTTGGATCAGATACATGCCTATGGAAACATTATTTCGTGTTCTTGAAGTTTGGAGCATCCACTTAGAAGGAATGAATGAGGTATTCTCACTGCTGATTTTGTAATGATGAACACTTTGGTGAAAGAAGTACGAGTCATGTAACGAGAAATTATATTATTTCTCATTAAGTCATTTTGGTCAAGTTTATTCACTTGCTAAATGGTGGATCCAGTTTCTCATCACCAGTTTTCGTACTTGGTTGTTTGTATGGAATCTGGATAGATACTCTGAAAATGGGACATATTATTTTGGTTCTCTGTTTGAAGTTTTTTGGGTTAAAGTAGCTTCTGAATACTTGTGATTGCTGAACTTATCTTTTTACAAAATGGACTGGAAATTCGGCAATTTCACTTTACATTGGAGAAGCTAATTATGGGCTTGTAGCAGAAAACCCAAAGACAATAATTGCAATATTTGTATTGGCTGCACTGAGGCACTAGTTATGAATATGCTCATTCTTTTCTAGATTAATGCCAAGGTCAAAGAGCTTCAGTCAACCACAACCAGTGAAGATTGTGTGACAATCACAAAGGATAAGTGGCCTAGGTTTGTACCTCCTTTTATCATCTCTCATGTGCAATTCTATTGATAAAACAAATATTAAGAATGCCAAAATAACCATGCAGTTATTGTTATTTATAACTAATGGTTATGTAAGACTTGTGATACTGAATCATGATCATGATGCTAATGCCGAATAATAATTAGCAGTGGTGTTTCATTCGATGCACCTGCTACCAGTCAGACTAATGTAGTATTTACTTTACATACAATGCTATAGTGACAACTGGCAAGACGTGACTGAATATCTTATCCATGAAACTCCAATACAATATAATAAATTTTGCTTAGCTGAAACTGGCTGACCATCACTTCATGTTGTATCAGGAGATCAACAAATAGTACTGCAATTGGAACAGTGCCATTAAACGATAAAGCTACCATGCTATTGGATGATATTACGAGGTAAAGTTATGGTATGATATATTAGCTCAGCACCATTTTGATCTTGCATTTTGTGTTTGGTAAATTAGCTTAATATCAGATGAATTTTGTTATCCAGTGTTTGTTCTCTAACATTTCGTCTCAGTTTGAAACACAGTAATATATTTGTTTCCATCCTTATTAAGAGTAAACACCCAAATATACGAAGGTAGGCCAAATGTGATCACCAGTTTATCATAATCCACCACAATACCAGATGAAGCCTAGATGTACAATGATATACCATAAGACCCTCTAGGAATAGGTATGATATACAATGAGATTTAGTAATTAACATCTTGACATGACTGATTGTCAAGTTTATGCTGTGAACCGAGAATTCACTTATCCTATTAACTCTGTTCAGTTTATAATATTAAGTCATTTGAAGTTTCAGCATCTAATGTCTAGATATTCAACAGAAATTTTTTGGTGCCTGTCGAGTGTTTACCTTTTCACGAAATCATTTGCTTCAAGAATGTTGGTGTTCTCCAATCTGTAAGTTTTCCCTTCATATAAGAATTGTTATTACTGTGTACTCCATCTGTTCCAAATTAGTTCTTAAGTCAAACTTCTTTTAATTTAACCAAGAccatagaaaaaaaatgaaaaatacatCAACAACTGCAACACCAAATTAGTTTCACTAGATTTATCATAAaaaatattttcatattatatatatgtgatgttgtagatattaaCACATTTTTCTAGACTTGGTCAAATATAgagaagtttgacttaggacaaagctAGAACTTCAATTAATTTAGAATGGTAAGAGTAACCCATATACTAATAGCAATTCTGATTTCCATTTCATCTCATATCATATCTAGGCACTAATTGGAAACCCAAGAAGAATGGTTCAGCTTGATCTCCTGAAGTCACAGAGCAGTCTTAATTGCTCTTGCTGCAGCAGAAATGGAATTGCTGTGTCAGCATCCTTGCATGATACATCAGTTATGTAAGTCCATGCATTAAG
Protein-coding regions in this window:
- the LOC123164864 gene encoding origin of replication complex subunit 3; the protein is MGTPSREAPLTAANNIQPFFVLHKASAGAAASVSSPATSRARRRIEVSQPSSPNPKSAKRPRDDDDEGDMELYEQLRLEAFHCTWSKIQSTINEVLRGINLKLFDQVLRWVQESFSAIRSITRPCPAEIQQPCPLLTDVICRKIPTAFVLTKNAEFVDDVTTFRDLMDHLESNGCHLAKLSATELSSKNGVGGCLRSLLRQLLSDVPDVADVSALASWYCKGDNYDQPIIIIIDDLEQCSGDVLGELVMTLSEWVIKIPIFFVMGIATTLDAPRKLLSSEALQRLDPCKLTLGSPSDRMNALVEAILVKPCAGFCISHEVAVFLRNYFFRHDGTITSFISALKLACSKHFSVEPLSFLCMGMLEEDSENFWRDKFGALPVAIQKQAFGLPSCTRENNSIKPGNNLVEGLSELMKLQKDWSMTIQCLYEAGRHGKVQLLDIFCEAINLDLHTQNDSNNELLMSKLTSGNLSSGKSGAGRRCIAQALDTVRYMPMETLFRVLEVWSIHLEGMNEINAKVKELQSTTTSEDCVTITKDKWPRRSTNSTAIGTVPLNDKATMLLDDITRNFLVPVECLPFHEIICFKNVGVLQSALIGNPRRMVQLDLLKSQSSLNCSCCSRNGIAVSASLHDTSVMCNLAQEYGDVINLHDWYLSFDGIINSKGKSKLVGSPSKKKSKATPQQSGAMIQARFCRAVTELQITGLLRMPSKRRPDLVQRIAFGP